taatgtaataattattgggTTCTAATATTATCCCTTGgtacatattacatttaagaGTAACAGtttcataatattgtatttttgtttaattaagatATGCATGTAATATGTTAGTTtaccttaattatataaacgaaatgtttaacaaattattccTATATACTATTtgtgttcatttattaaatgttgtGTGTTTTATGACACTTTCCTTAACTCCTAGTCGGAGGTGATTGCGATTGCAATTAAAATTGTGACTAAATTGGCAGTCAAATACATCCtatctacatttaaataataactatgttatataatttaaacgtatttcatattagtattataacaaGTACATTTCACTTattctacaaatatttatatgagttATTAAGTTTCTGCTAAGTATAATAAAGCGCTGTAcagttttttaaactaaatgttaattaaactaataagattttatgattattatgtaCACCAAACTTCATCGATCTAACACTTTACATAGGAGAATAATTTCATCAATCACTACCAAACAGTTTGAAGCTACATAAATATCTCAATAGGGAGTTCTACTGAGGCAGCTATCGTTACATAAATCGGTGCTCGTTAACCGAATTTATGAAAGTACGTCTATGGCTGACTGCTAAAGGCAGGCGTGAGGGTTGTGAGAACACCAGCGAGGCCACAAAGGAGCTGCATGAATCCCTTTGGCTAATAGACGAGATCGTTGCGTATCTAGTCTAAGATAAACATCTGCCGTGGCGCCTTCAACACGGTCGGACCATAATCGTTCTGCCAGTGCCGCAGTTCTCGGCCAAACTCTGGCGTCTAAGCCTCCAGAACCTAGCTGTTCCGTCCATTGACATGCCGCTCCACCTTCAACTCTCCAAGGCTCAACTCCTGTGGCAACTGACGGTATTTCTTCTATCCATGGCCTGTGTTCGTAGATTTGTTGCCACGAACGATATGGTCCACAGTGCCCATCAGAGCTGTCTCGCCAGGAACCGAATCCACAGTCCAAGTACCAAGCATCAACATGTGATAAAACCGAACGATACCCTGCGTCTAGTACGGCTCGAGATTCCGGCCATCGTGAAGAGCCCCACACTTGGACTCCATATCGTTTTTTGTCCAGGCGTTCGAGGTATGGCGTATGAGTTAAACGTGATGACCAGAGGAAAGTTAAATCTGGTGCTTTTCCACCATTAGCTTTTTCTAAGGCAAGCATTGCACGTCGTGTAAATTCGAACCATAACTCCATTGGATCCGTATCATTAAAATGTTGTGCCCAACAACGTTCTGATACTTCGTCTCCTCCTAGGTGGAAAATATCATCAACGCCGGTAAGTTGGATAATTTCTGCGTATATGCGCTCTAGTAGTGAATATACGTGGGGATTTCGCGGGTTCAATTGTCCACAAGGAGGTTCACCGCAATATGTACTCCACGGTTCCAGTTCAACACAATGAGCTAAGTGACCTAACCCTGCACCTGGGCCCCAAGTCCAAGCTCGCCCCACGTGTGCTGGCGCGTCTACTTCTATTAGAACACGTATTCCACGTAATCTGGCTTTTCTGACGATAGCTCGTACATCGTCAGTCGTATACACAGCTCCAGGGCCATAAGCTCCATGTTGCGCTAATTGTGGAGCGCTTTGCAATCTTAAAGGAAATGATTGAGAATCACTAACATGCCAATGAAAGGTGTTCATTTTACTTGCGCCCATTGCATCAATTGTACGTAGTATATCACTAACAGGAAAATAATTTCGTGCTGTATCGAGAAGAAGTCCACGATATCGAAATTTAGGGCCGTCATCAATAGTAGCTGCTTCCAAAATTAAGAGTGAGCCCGCATAAGGATCTAACCAAATCAATTGTGACAAAGTTTCGAAGCCATGTCGGGCACCGCAAAAAGAGTGTGCAGTTATATCGACGACTAAAGATTTTCCAGCTGGTCGAAGAGCTAGC
The window above is part of the Vanessa tameamea isolate UH-Manoa-2023 chromosome 18, ilVanTame1 primary haplotype, whole genome shotgun sequence genome. Proteins encoded here:
- the LOC113400204 gene encoding probable beta-hexosaminidase fdl — encoded protein: MKSWGEALWRSASANFSRVGRLRRALLLLAAAACTAAAVLYWRQQTDDSAHRPLHSMFAGVEPQWSWICRNDRCERLLASETNVLQSLPTCNMLCASTQLWPQPTGPVSLATAAIRVRSSGLSLQVLASPSRDVTEHLNDAFILMRDDLKTLEKSAAIENRRSDSATRDVLVRVTVNGTGDPRMRQDTDESYKLALRPAGKSLVVDITAHSFCGARHGFETLSQLIWLDPYAGSLLILEAATIDDGPKFRYRGLLLDTARNYFPVSDILRTIDAMGASKMNTFHWHVSDSQSFPLRLQSAPQLAQHGAYGPGAVYTTDDVRAIVRKARLRGIRVLIEVDAPAHVGRAWTWGPGAGLGHLAHCVELEPWSTYCGEPPCGQLNPRNPHVYSLLERIYAEIIQLTGVDDIFHLGGDEVSERCWAQHFNDTDPMELWFEFTRRAMLALEKANGGKAPDLTFLWSSRLTHTPYLERLDKKRYGVQVWGSSRWPESRAVLDAGYRSVLSHVDAWYLDCGFGSWRDSSDGHCGPYRSWQQIYEHRPWIEEIPSVATGVEPWRVEGGAACQWTEQLGSGGLDARVWPRTAALAERLWSDRVEGATADVYLRLDTQRSRLLAKGIHAAPLWPRWCSHNPHACL